GTGAGAGAATGACTAGAAATAAAGGAATTACAAATTCAATATTAGATTTAGTAGGTGAAACCCCACTAATAAAACTTCATAAGATTACAAAAAATTTACCTGGCTCGTATTACGCAAAATTCGAAGCTTTTAATCCAGGTCATTCAGCAAAAGATAGAATTGCATTACACATTATACAAGACGCAGAAAAAAAAGGTATCCTTAAAAAAGGTGCTACTATTGTAGAAACAACTTCTGGTAATACAGGGTTTAGTTTGGCAATGATAAGTATTGTAAAAGGATACAAATGTATTTTAGCGGTGAGTGATAAATCTTCTAAAGATAAAATTGATTTGCTAAAATCTATGGGAGCAGAAGTACATATTTGTCCTGCAAATGTAGCTCCAGACGACCCCAGATCTTATTATGAAGTTGCTAAAACAATCCATAAAAAAACAAAGAATTCAGTTTATATAAACCAGTACTTTAATGAGTTAAATATAGAAGCTCATTACAAAAGTACAGGGCCAGAAATTTGGGAACAAACTGCCGGTAAAATTACACATTTAGTAGTGGCAAGTGGAACAGGAGGTACTATTTCTGGAACAGGAAAATATTTAAAAGAACAAAATCCTGATATCAAAATTTTAGGAGTAGATGCTATTGGTTCTGTATTAAAAAAATACCACGAAACTAAAGAACTAGATTTAGATGAGGTAAGTCCGTATAAAATAGAAGGTTTAGGTAAAAATCTAATTCCTACGGCTACCGATTTTGATATCATAGATATCTACGAAAAAGTATCAGACAAAGAGGCTGCTTTAGAGGCAAGAAATATTGTAAAGAAAGAAGGTCTTTTTCCGGGGTATACAAGTGGAGCTGTAATGCAGGCCACAAAGCAATATGCAGCAAAAGAAATGTTTAATAAAGATAGTTTTGTTGTATTAATCTTTGCAGATCATGGATCTCGTTATATGAATAAAATTTATAGCGATGATTGGATGAAACAAAACGATTTTTTGTAAATAGAATAGAACCGTACACAATTTGATAAACTGCAAAAAAAGCGGTTACTTTGCAGTTACAAGAATAATATAAAATAGAGCACATGGCGAAAGATTTATTTGAAAGAATAGAAGCAGATAAAGGTCCCTTAGGTAAATGGGCAAAACAAGCAGAAGGCTATTATGTTTTTCCTAAATTAGAAGGACCAATATCTAATAGAATGTCTTTTAATGGAAAGAAAGTTGTTACTTGGAGTATCAATGATTATTTAGGTTTAGCAAATCATCCAGAAGTTATAAAAGTAGATGGAGCTGCGGCTACAGAGCATGGTATGGCTTACCCCATGGGAGCTAGAATGATGTCTGGTCATACTAAATTTCATGAACAATTAGAGAAAGAATGTGCTGAGTTTGTAGAAAAAGACGCTGCATATTTAGTAAATTTTGGCTATCAAGGAATGGTGTCTGCAATTGATGCATTGGTTACAAAACACGATGTTATTGTTTATGATATGGATACACATGCATGTATTATAGATGGTGTTCGTTTACATGCTGGTAAACGTTTTGTTTATAAGCATAATGACATGGAAAGTTTTGAAAAAAACATTAAGCGTGCTCAAAGAATGGCAGAAAAAACTGGTGGAGGAATTTTAGTGATTTCTGAAGGTGTTTTTGGTATGCGTGGAGAGCAAGGTCGTTTAAAAGAAATTGTTGCTTTTAAAAAGGAATACAATTTTAGATTGTTAGTAGATGATGCACATGGTTTTGGTACCTTAGGTAAAGACGGTAAAGGAACAGGTGTAGAGCAAGGTGTACAAGATGAAATAGATGTATATTTTGCAACGTTTGCAAAATCAATGGCAGGTATTGGTGCGTTTTTTGCAGGTAGCAAAGAAGTAATACAGTATTTACAGTACAATATGCGTTCTCAAATGTTTGCAAAATCATTACCAATGGCAATGGTTAAAGGAGCATTAAAACGTTTAGATATGTTGCGTACAATGCCAGAGTTAAAAGAAACATTATGGAAAAACACTAATGCGTTACAATCTGGTTTACGTGCTGCAGGTTTCGATCTTGGTACGACACAAACATGTATTACTCCGGTTTATTTAAAAGGAGATATACCAGAGGCTATGGCAATGGTAAATGATTTACGTGAAAACCACGGAATTTTCTGTTCTATTGTAGTTTATCCTGTAATACCAAAAGGATTAATCATTTTAAGATTGATACCAACTACAACACACACGCAAGAAGATATTGATGAAACAATTACAGCTTTTTCTGCAATTAGAGAATTGTTAGAAAATGGTACGTATAAAAAAATTGCAGCTTCAATGGTGTAATTTTTAAATAAAAAGATAACTTAAAAACCTCACATTATTAATGTGAGGTTTTTGTTTCTTAAAGGATTTAAAATAATAAGTTTAAATCTTACTCATTATACTTGTTTAAAGTAACTACTCTGTCATTTAAGGGTTGTTCGTTTCTATAATTGTCTTTAGGCATATTACTTTTAAGTTTTAATACTTCATCCACAGAAATAATTATAGGTTCTTTAAAAACCATCCAATTTACACTTTCTGTACATGGAGGTGTTGTTAAAGATCCTCCGTAAGAGTAAAAATTGGTGTTTTCTGGAAATAAAGTGCTTAAATCTAAAGGTTTGTGAATTTCTTTCGTTTCCTTTTCTTTAATAGGTAAAAAGCTTTCAAAAAATTCAAATAACTGACTTTTTGTGCCTTCTTTGGCTAAAATACTCATTACTGTATACTTGTTAGATTTACTTTTATGTACTAAGTGAATTTCTAAAGGAAATCGTACGCCATTTATAGTGTGTTCTGAGGGTTCATGAAAATGTAATTGCAATAAAAAATAGGTGTTTCCTTTATATTGTATAGAATCTCCTGTTTCAAAATCAAACTGAATCGAATGTCCATTATTAATGGCTTGTTTTAATTTTGTTGAAGGAGAATATAAAATATTTAATGGATTTTCTTTTTCTACTTGTGGTTTTGTATCAACATCAATAATATTAATTGGCGATTGTTTTTTACCACCACAATCTGAGTTTTTTTCTATTTCTGCCCAGTGTTCTGGAGCTGTTTCTCCGGCATATGTCCAATGAGTTTGATGTTCTTTTTTATGAAACTCTTTCTCTTTATTAGAGGATTTACAAGAAGTAAAACTTATCAATGTAAAAATGGCGCATAGTGTAATAAACTTTAACATGTTTTTTATAATTTATTTTTATAAGAAACAAAAGTAGGACTAGAAGCAAGGTTTATTTTATAACATTGGTCATATTTTAAAGAAAAGTAAGAAATCGGTTTCGTTATTATTAACAAAGCCTCATCATTTAAAAATGATGAGGCTTTGTACTTAATTTATAGGAAAATCATCAAAAAAAACTACGTTTTACAGCGTTTTTATTGAAAGAATAGTTAGAATTATTTTATTTCCATCCTCCTCCTAAAGATTTATAAAT
The nucleotide sequence above comes from Polaribacter butkevichii. Encoded proteins:
- a CDS encoding aminotransferase class I/II-fold pyridoxal phosphate-dependent enzyme: MAKDLFERIEADKGPLGKWAKQAEGYYVFPKLEGPISNRMSFNGKKVVTWSINDYLGLANHPEVIKVDGAAATEHGMAYPMGARMMSGHTKFHEQLEKECAEFVEKDAAYLVNFGYQGMVSAIDALVTKHDVIVYDMDTHACIIDGVRLHAGKRFVYKHNDMESFEKNIKRAQRMAEKTGGGILVISEGVFGMRGEQGRLKEIVAFKKEYNFRLLVDDAHGFGTLGKDGKGTGVEQGVQDEIDVYFATFAKSMAGIGAFFAGSKEVIQYLQYNMRSQMFAKSLPMAMVKGALKRLDMLRTMPELKETLWKNTNALQSGLRAAGFDLGTTQTCITPVYLKGDIPEAMAMVNDLRENHGIFCSIVVYPVIPKGLIILRLIPTTTHTQEDIDETITAFSAIRELLENGTYKKIAASMV
- a CDS encoding carbonic anhydrase, encoding MLKFITLCAIFTLISFTSCKSSNKEKEFHKKEHQTHWTYAGETAPEHWAEIEKNSDCGGKKQSPINIIDVDTKPQVEKENPLNILYSPSTKLKQAINNGHSIQFDFETGDSIQYKGNTYFLLQLHFHEPSEHTINGVRFPLEIHLVHKSKSNKYTVMSILAKEGTKSQLFEFFESFLPIKEKETKEIHKPLDLSTLFPENTNFYSYGGSLTTPPCTESVNWMVFKEPIIISVDEVLKLKSNMPKDNYRNEQPLNDRVVTLNKYNE
- a CDS encoding PLP-dependent cysteine synthase family protein; translated protein: MTRNKGITNSILDLVGETPLIKLHKITKNLPGSYYAKFEAFNPGHSAKDRIALHIIQDAEKKGILKKGATIVETTSGNTGFSLAMISIVKGYKCILAVSDKSSKDKIDLLKSMGAEVHICPANVAPDDPRSYYEVAKTIHKKTKNSVYINQYFNELNIEAHYKSTGPEIWEQTAGKITHLVVASGTGGTISGTGKYLKEQNPDIKILGVDAIGSVLKKYHETKELDLDEVSPYKIEGLGKNLIPTATDFDIIDIYEKVSDKEAALEARNIVKKEGLFPGYTSGAVMQATKQYAAKEMFNKDSFVVLIFADHGSRYMNKIYSDDWMKQNDFL